Proteins from a genomic interval of Rosa chinensis cultivar Old Blush chromosome 2, RchiOBHm-V2, whole genome shotgun sequence:
- the LOC112189967 gene encoding probable cyclic nucleotide-gated ion channel 20, chloroplastic, translated as MSLHNILYGDAKGWFKRTCSFLYPYVLGVVNPDAKAVRGWNKFFVISCMVAVFVDPLFFFLLSAREDYKCITINWAMTIILVFFRTLTDFIYLLHMLLQYRLAYVAPGSRVVGTGEIVDQPYKIALNYLHGNFLVDLIIVLPLPQIIMLSVVPLGSFRANQTKNLLRLAVFFQYFPRLYRVLPLLAGQSPNGFFVFESAWTNFFINTLTFLLVGHVIGSCWYLLGLQRVNQCLRDACHNSNLQSCGNLIDCCNAQSIPESTRWRENEKAAGCFNPEGDFSYGIYTPVVNLTTRDSMTKYLYSLFWGFQQISTLAGNQTPSYFNGEIVFTMVIIGLGLFFFALLIGNMQNFLQSLGRRRFDMLLRSRDVEQWMSYRNLPEELRRQVRNAERYNWSATQGVNEELILENLPEHLQRNIRRHLFEFVKKVRIFALMDDPILDAICEKLKQKTYIEGNEILYPGGMVENMVFIVRGKMESIGADGTVDDTLKEGDVCGEELLRWCLEASVNTDGKNVRITGRRLLSNRLVRCLTNVEAFQLRAADLEQFTGRFARYLRNPRVQGAIRYESPYWRGLAAKRIQVAWRYRQKRLNRTSPQSCPRNPYSDQSPADFLRSTYRPHSWGLGNDAREREHWGLF; from the exons ATGTCT CTCCATAATATTCTGTATGGTGATGCTAAAGGATGGTTTAAAAGAACCTGTTCTTTTCTGTATCCATATGTTCTCGGAGTTGTGAACCCTGATGCTAAAGCTGTACGAGGATGGAACAAGTTCTTTGTCATATCTTGCATGGTGGCAGTTTTTGTAGACCCgctatttttcttcttgttatcTGCACGAGag GATTATAAGTGCATAACTATTAACTGGGCCATGACCATAATATTAGTGTTTTTCCGGACACTGACGGACTTCATTTACCTATTGCACATGCTTCTTCAG TATAGGTTGGCTTATGTGGCTCCTGGGTCTAGAGTGGTTGGTACGGGAGAGATAGTAGACCAACCATATAAAATTGCTCTCAATTATCTCCATGGAAACTTTTTAGTAGACTTAATTATTGTTTTGCCGCTTCCTCAG ATCATAATGTTGTCGGTTGTTCCTTTGGGATCATTTCGagcaaatcaaacaaagaatcTTCTCCGCCTGGCAGTattttttcaatactttcccagGTTGTATAGGGTTCTGCCCCTGCTTGCTGGTCAATCTCCAAATGGATTCTTCGTATTCGAGTCAGCTTGgacaaatttttttataaacacTCTCACTTTCTTGTTGGTTGGCCATGTTATTGGGTCATGCTGGTACCTTCTTGGCTTACAG AGGGTTAACCAATGTCTTCGAGATGCCTGCCATAACTCTAATCTGCAGTCATGCGGGAATTTAATAGATTGTTGCAATGCTCAATCTATTCCAGAGTCAACtagatggagagaaaatgagaaggctGCTGGTTGTTTTAATCCGGAAGGAGATTTCTCCTATGGAATATATACTCCAGTTGTCAATCTCACTACAAGAGATAGCATGACTAAATATTTATACTCATTGTTTTGGGGATTCCAG CAAATCAGCACTTTGGCAGGAAATCAAACTCCAAGCTATTTTAATGGGGAAATTGTTTTTACCATGGTAATTATTGGACTGGGACTCTTCTTCTTTGCTCTTCTAATTGGAAATATGCAGAATTTTCTTCAGTCTCTTGGACGGAG GAGGTTTGATATGTTATTGCGGAGTCGTGATGTTGAGCAGTGGATGAGTTATAGGAACTTACCAGAAGAGCTTAGAAG GCAAGTAAGAAATGCTGAACGGTATAATTGGTCAGCCACACAAGGTGTAAATGAAGAACTGATTCTGGAAAATTTGCCCGAACACCTTCAAAGAAATATAAGACGCCATCTCTTCGAATTTGTGAAGAAA GTTCGGATTTTTGCTCTGATGGACGATCCTATCTTAGATGCAATATGtgagaaactaaaacaaaaaacatacattgaaggaaatgaaattttgtatCCTGGAGGTATGGTTGAGAATATGGTTTTTATTGTGCGTGGAAAGATGGAGAGCATTGGGGCGGATGGGACTGTTGATGACACATTAAAGGAAGGTGATGTTTGTGGTGAGGAACTTCTCAGATGGTGTCTTGAGGCTTCTGTAAACACTG ATGGGAAAAATGTCAGGATCACTGGTCGGAGATTGCTCAGCAACAGATTGGTAAGGTGCTTAACTAACGTGGAAGCATTTCAACTCCGAGCTGCAGACCTCGAACAGTTCACTGGACGTTTTGCAAGATACTTGCGGAATCCACGTGTACAAGGAGCCATAAG GTATGAATCTCCGTACTGGAGAGGGCTTGCAGCAAAGCGAATTCAAGTAGCTTGGAGGTACAGGCAAAAGCGTCTAAATCGCACAAGCCCACAGAGTTGCCCCCGAAACCCTTACTCCGATCAAAGTCCAGCGGACTTCTTGAGATCAACTTATCGCCCACATAGTTGGGGACTTGGAAATGATGCTCGGGAGCGGGAACACTGGGGCCTTTTCTGA
- the LOC112185067 gene encoding F-box/FBD/LRR-repeat protein At3g26920 yields the protein MAKKRKISGSCNMANRNKRIKKEEEVQSQNTGGSMVVDTYTSQLPELVINQIFSHLSTKSAIRASILSKEWASVCFSVLILDIDEDEGKKQIADHRDRRRKFLKFLSNCLKSREKEKYLEKFRLRMSYFGGDCAINKSLSFALERNVKELDICFKRENEVRKGRYYCLQQTALNNAKSLTILKLENLKIEEDSIDTISLTSLKTLSLKAVKFMTTTGFSRLYSGCPSIEYLSLTSCHGWDVRLSSSGLKHLEILCCEIKLKVEATNLESFKFRGDNGLRHHIIDMRNFYIASCQTLRSLEFSHAHFAIGWFKGLDSRFPLLERLVLHTCFSYSGIINIFSQHLKSFVFQECGNILSNFSMTAPNLSEATITIEERRDYDRLRYFLGNFDCSKKIRLHVNETEVCIFPEEMRKKYSPPLPSLKHLEVEIDTFTTVVTHSALMDSLRWMAPSLEFLSINRIHYMYDSRIS from the coding sequence ATGgctaagaagagaaaaatatcaGGCAGCTGCAACATGGCAAACAGAAATAAGAGGATcaaaaaggaggaggaggttcAAAGCCAAAACACCGGGGGTAGTATGGTGGTGGACACATACACATCCCAATTACCCGAACTTGTCATCAACCAAATCTTCTCTCATCTTTCCACCAAGTCCGCCATTAGGGCAAGCATTCTTTCTAAGGAATGGGCAAGCGTGTGTTTTTCGGTTCTCATTTTAGATATCGATGAGGATGAAGGGAAGAAGCAAATTGCTGATCACAGGGATCGACGTAGAAAGTTCCTTAAGTTCTTGAGCAATTGTTTGAAGAGCCGTGAGAAAGAAAAGTACCTGGAGAAGTTCAGGCTCCGTATGAGTTATTTTGGAGGTGACTGTGCCATAAATAAGTCATTGAGTTTTGCTTTGGAAAGAAACGTTAAAGAGTTGgatatttgcttcaaaagagaGAACGAGGTCAGAAAAGGCAGATACTATTGCTTACAGCAGACAGCTCTCAATAATGCAAAATCTTTAACCATTTTGAAGTTGGAGAATTTGAAAATAGAAGAGGACAGCATCGACACTATAAGCCTTACGTCTTTGAAAACTTTGTCTCTAAAAGCTGTGAAATTCATGACTACCACTGGATTCTCACGCTTATATTCGGGGTGTCCTTCCATCGAGTATTTGTCATTAACTTCGTGTCACGGCTGGGATGTTAGACTTTCAAGTTCGGGGCTCAAACACTTGGAAATTCTGTGTTGCGAAATCAAACTTAAAGTCGAAGCAACAAACCTTGAATCCTTTAAATTCCGTGGTGACAATGGACTTCGTCATCATATCATTGACATGCGCAACTTCTACATTGCCTCTTGTCAAACCCTCAGAAGTCTTGAGTTCTCTCATGCACACTTTGCAATTGGATGGTTCAAAGGCCTCGATTCGAGATTTCCTCTTCTTGAGAGGTTGGTTTTACATACATGCTTCAGCTACTCGGGGATTATCAACATCTTTAGCCAGCATCTGAAAAGCTTTGTGTTTCAAGAATGCGGAAACattttgtctaatttttctATGACTGCTCCAAATTTATCGGAGGCTACAATCACAATTGAAGAGAGAAGAGACTATGATCGCCTGAGATATTTTCttggaaattttgattgctCTAAGAAAATACGTCTACATGTTAATGAGACTGAGGTATGTATCTTTCCGGAGGAAATGAGAAAGAAATACTCTCCACCATTACCTAGTCTCAAGCATCTTGAGGTAGAGATAGATACTTTTACAACAGTAGTAACTCATTCGGCCTTGATGGACTCCTTACGGTGGATGGCACCGTCTCTGGAGTTTCTATCCATAAACAGAATTCATTACATGTATGATAGTAgaattagttaa
- the LOC112188507 gene encoding protein TIC 20-IV, chloroplastic isoform X2: MATALSCGQTIFLAPPSRITSRYRDVKLRRLTKPNRVACNFTPKSMPIFSTSRPPNQLLPVLPRGLPSLDLSAASSTVLRGNEAGRSQKISILLRQRKSSTLVQAKKDNSSITIPFPKMTEKPEWWWRTLACLPYLASLQMSEVGFYIQPFAEHYQLFGDLIYFVPGAIKRLPQWFTMTYVMVAYFGVVKKKQWPHFFRYHVIMAMLLETMLQVVAQSSNFFPLIHFNGTFGIEYWAAVAFLYILILLECIRCALAGKYVKLPFFSTPALAHTLFTVEGRYRPF, encoded by the exons ATGGCGACCGCCTTGAGCTGCGGCCAGACCATCTTCCTCGCTCCTCCTTCTCGCATCACCTCTCG GTACAGGGATGTGAAGCTTAGACGACTCACCAAGCCAAACAGGGTTGCATGCAACTTCACTCCAAAGTCAATGCCTATATTTTCAACCAGCAGACCACCTAATCAACTTCTGCCTGTACTGCCCAGAG GATTGCCAAGCTTGGACCTTTCTGCTGCATCATCCACAGTGCTAAGGGGGAATGAAGCTGGCCGGTCACAGAAAATATCCATCCTACTCAGACAACGCAAATCTTCAACATTGGTACAAGCAAAGAAGGATAATAGTTCAATCACTATACCTTTCCCGAAAATGACTGAGAAGCCAGAGTGGTGGTGGAGAACTTTAGCATGTCTCCCTTATTTAGCATCTTTGCAGATGTCCGAGGTTGGCTTTTATATTCAACCCTTTGCAGAACACTATCAACTTTTTGGagatttgatttattttgtcCCCGGAGCAATAAAGAGGTTACCACAGTGGTTCACAATGACATATGTCATGGTGGCATATTTTGGAGTGGTGAAGAAGAAACAGTGGCCTCACTTCTTTAGGTACCATGTTATTATGGCCATGTTATTAGAAACGATGCTGCAAGTGGTAGCACAGTCGAGCAATTTCTTTCCGCTTATACACTTCAATGGTACATTTGGCATAGAGTATTGGGCGGCTGTGGCATTCCTGTACATTTTGATCTTGTTGGAGTGCATAAGGTGTGCTCTTGCTGGCAAGTATGTTAAGCTCCCGTTTTTCAGTACTCCTGCTCTAGCTCATACTCTTTTCACCGTAGAAGGCAGGTACAGACCTTTTTAA
- the LOC112188507 gene encoding protein TIC 20-IV, chloroplastic isoform X1: MATALSCGQTIFLAPPSRITSRYRDVKLRRLTKPNRVACNFTPKSMPIFSTSRPPNQLLPVLPRVSGLPSLDLSAASSTVLRGNEAGRSQKISILLRQRKSSTLVQAKKDNSSITIPFPKMTEKPEWWWRTLACLPYLASLQMSEVGFYIQPFAEHYQLFGDLIYFVPGAIKRLPQWFTMTYVMVAYFGVVKKKQWPHFFRYHVIMAMLLETMLQVVAQSSNFFPLIHFNGTFGIEYWAAVAFLYILILLECIRCALAGKYVKLPFFSTPALAHTLFTVEGRYRPF, translated from the exons ATGGCGACCGCCTTGAGCTGCGGCCAGACCATCTTCCTCGCTCCTCCTTCTCGCATCACCTCTCG GTACAGGGATGTGAAGCTTAGACGACTCACCAAGCCAAACAGGGTTGCATGCAACTTCACTCCAAAGTCAATGCCTATATTTTCAACCAGCAGACCACCTAATCAACTTCTGCCTGTACTGCCCAGAG TTTCAGGATTGCCAAGCTTGGACCTTTCTGCTGCATCATCCACAGTGCTAAGGGGGAATGAAGCTGGCCGGTCACAGAAAATATCCATCCTACTCAGACAACGCAAATCTTCAACATTGGTACAAGCAAAGAAGGATAATAGTTCAATCACTATACCTTTCCCGAAAATGACTGAGAAGCCAGAGTGGTGGTGGAGAACTTTAGCATGTCTCCCTTATTTAGCATCTTTGCAGATGTCCGAGGTTGGCTTTTATATTCAACCCTTTGCAGAACACTATCAACTTTTTGGagatttgatttattttgtcCCCGGAGCAATAAAGAGGTTACCACAGTGGTTCACAATGACATATGTCATGGTGGCATATTTTGGAGTGGTGAAGAAGAAACAGTGGCCTCACTTCTTTAGGTACCATGTTATTATGGCCATGTTATTAGAAACGATGCTGCAAGTGGTAGCACAGTCGAGCAATTTCTTTCCGCTTATACACTTCAATGGTACATTTGGCATAGAGTATTGGGCGGCTGTGGCATTCCTGTACATTTTGATCTTGTTGGAGTGCATAAGGTGTGCTCTTGCTGGCAAGTATGTTAAGCTCCCGTTTTTCAGTACTCCTGCTCTAGCTCATACTCTTTTCACCGTAGAAGGCAGGTACAGACCTTTTTAA
- the LOC112188507 gene encoding protein TIC 20-IV, chloroplastic isoform X4 — protein MATALSCGQTIFLAPPSRITSRDVKLRRLTKPNRVACNFTPKSMPIFSTSRPPNQLLPVLPRGLPSLDLSAASSTVLRGNEAGRSQKISILLRQRKSSTLVQAKKDNSSITIPFPKMTEKPEWWWRTLACLPYLASLQMSEVGFYIQPFAEHYQLFGDLIYFVPGAIKRLPQWFTMTYVMVAYFGVVKKKQWPHFFRYHVIMAMLLETMLQVVAQSSNFFPLIHFNGTFGIEYWAAVAFLYILILLECIRCALAGKYVKLPFFSTPALAHTLFTVEGRYRPF, from the exons ATGGCGACCGCCTTGAGCTGCGGCCAGACCATCTTCCTCGCTCCTCCTTCTCGCATCACCTCTCG GGATGTGAAGCTTAGACGACTCACCAAGCCAAACAGGGTTGCATGCAACTTCACTCCAAAGTCAATGCCTATATTTTCAACCAGCAGACCACCTAATCAACTTCTGCCTGTACTGCCCAGAG GATTGCCAAGCTTGGACCTTTCTGCTGCATCATCCACAGTGCTAAGGGGGAATGAAGCTGGCCGGTCACAGAAAATATCCATCCTACTCAGACAACGCAAATCTTCAACATTGGTACAAGCAAAGAAGGATAATAGTTCAATCACTATACCTTTCCCGAAAATGACTGAGAAGCCAGAGTGGTGGTGGAGAACTTTAGCATGTCTCCCTTATTTAGCATCTTTGCAGATGTCCGAGGTTGGCTTTTATATTCAACCCTTTGCAGAACACTATCAACTTTTTGGagatttgatttattttgtcCCCGGAGCAATAAAGAGGTTACCACAGTGGTTCACAATGACATATGTCATGGTGGCATATTTTGGAGTGGTGAAGAAGAAACAGTGGCCTCACTTCTTTAGGTACCATGTTATTATGGCCATGTTATTAGAAACGATGCTGCAAGTGGTAGCACAGTCGAGCAATTTCTTTCCGCTTATACACTTCAATGGTACATTTGGCATAGAGTATTGGGCGGCTGTGGCATTCCTGTACATTTTGATCTTGTTGGAGTGCATAAGGTGTGCTCTTGCTGGCAAGTATGTTAAGCTCCCGTTTTTCAGTACTCCTGCTCTAGCTCATACTCTTTTCACCGTAGAAGGCAGGTACAGACCTTTTTAA
- the LOC112188507 gene encoding protein TIC 20-IV, chloroplastic isoform X3 — MATALSCGQTIFLAPPSRITSRDVKLRRLTKPNRVACNFTPKSMPIFSTSRPPNQLLPVLPRVSGLPSLDLSAASSTVLRGNEAGRSQKISILLRQRKSSTLVQAKKDNSSITIPFPKMTEKPEWWWRTLACLPYLASLQMSEVGFYIQPFAEHYQLFGDLIYFVPGAIKRLPQWFTMTYVMVAYFGVVKKKQWPHFFRYHVIMAMLLETMLQVVAQSSNFFPLIHFNGTFGIEYWAAVAFLYILILLECIRCALAGKYVKLPFFSTPALAHTLFTVEGRYRPF, encoded by the exons ATGGCGACCGCCTTGAGCTGCGGCCAGACCATCTTCCTCGCTCCTCCTTCTCGCATCACCTCTCG GGATGTGAAGCTTAGACGACTCACCAAGCCAAACAGGGTTGCATGCAACTTCACTCCAAAGTCAATGCCTATATTTTCAACCAGCAGACCACCTAATCAACTTCTGCCTGTACTGCCCAGAG TTTCAGGATTGCCAAGCTTGGACCTTTCTGCTGCATCATCCACAGTGCTAAGGGGGAATGAAGCTGGCCGGTCACAGAAAATATCCATCCTACTCAGACAACGCAAATCTTCAACATTGGTACAAGCAAAGAAGGATAATAGTTCAATCACTATACCTTTCCCGAAAATGACTGAGAAGCCAGAGTGGTGGTGGAGAACTTTAGCATGTCTCCCTTATTTAGCATCTTTGCAGATGTCCGAGGTTGGCTTTTATATTCAACCCTTTGCAGAACACTATCAACTTTTTGGagatttgatttattttgtcCCCGGAGCAATAAAGAGGTTACCACAGTGGTTCACAATGACATATGTCATGGTGGCATATTTTGGAGTGGTGAAGAAGAAACAGTGGCCTCACTTCTTTAGGTACCATGTTATTATGGCCATGTTATTAGAAACGATGCTGCAAGTGGTAGCACAGTCGAGCAATTTCTTTCCGCTTATACACTTCAATGGTACATTTGGCATAGAGTATTGGGCGGCTGTGGCATTCCTGTACATTTTGATCTTGTTGGAGTGCATAAGGTGTGCTCTTGCTGGCAAGTATGTTAAGCTCCCGTTTTTCAGTACTCCTGCTCTAGCTCATACTCTTTTCACCGTAGAAGGCAGGTACAGACCTTTTTAA
- the LOC112186918 gene encoding probable galacturonosyltransferase 10, producing MRRRAADFRRPLRPRRFPNAFWWVLCGVAVLLFIYTLSRGTQIESRPVIATRYRHDRVMEGLNITEEMLSPNSVTRQISDQIALAKAFVVIAKESNNLQFAWELSAQIRNSQILLSNAATRRPLTARESETAIRDMALVLYQAQLLHYDSATMIMRLKAKIQSLEEQMSSVSEKSSKYGQIAAEEVPKSLYCLGIQLTSEWFRHPNLQRKLKDRKIDMKVKDNNLYHFCVFSDNILATSVVVNSTALSSNNPDKVVFHLVTDEINYAAMKAWFSMNSFRGVTVEVQKFEDFKWLNASYVPVLKQLQDSETQSYYFSGNSDDGRTPIKFRNPKYLSMLNHLRFYIPEVFPALKKVVFLDDDVVVQKDLSGLFSIDLNGNVNGAVETCMETFHRYHKYLNYSHPLIRSHFDPDACGWAFGMNVFDLVQWRNRNVTGIYHYWQERNVDRTLWKLGTLPPGLLTFYGLTEPLEPSWHVLGLGYTTVDPHLIEKGAVLHYNGNSKPWLKIGMEKYKPLWEKFIDYTHPLLQRCNFH from the exons ATGAGGCGGAGAGCGGCGGACTTCCGGCGGCCATTGAGGCCCAGAAGGTTTCCCAATGCGTTTTGGTGGGTTCTGTGTGGGGTTGCAGTGTTGCTGTTTATCTATACTTTGAGCAGAGGCACTCAGATTGAATCCAGACCTGTAATAGCCACA AGATATAGGCATGATAGAGTTATGGAAGGCCTGAACATTACTGAAGAAATGTTGAGCCCCAACTCAGTCACCAGGCAGATCAGTGACCAAATAGCTCTGGCAAAAGCTTTCGTTGTGATTGCCAAAGAGAGCAACAACCTTCAGTTTGCGTGGGAATTAAGTGCCCAGATCCGCAACTCACAGATTCTGCTGTCAAATGCTGCGACAAGGAGACCTTTGACAGCCAGAGAATCAGAAACTGCAATCCGTGATATGGCACTTGTACTGTACCAAGCACAGCTGCTCCATTACGATAGTGCAACCATGATTATGAGACTTAAAGCCAAAATACAATCTCTGGAAGAACAGATGAGTTCTGTGAGTGAGAAAAGTTCCAAGTATGGACAGATAGCTGCCGAGGAAGTCCCGAAAAGTCTTTACTGCCTTGGTATTCAGCTGACTAGTGAATGGTTCAGACACCCAAATCTACAGAGGAAACTCAAGGACAGAAAAATAGACATGAAAGTAAAGGATAACAATCTCTATCATTTCTGTGTATTCTCTGACAACATCCTGGCAACTTCAGTTGTGGTCAATTCAACAGCGTTAAGTTCCAACAATCCAGATAAGGTCGTCTTCCATCTTGTAACCGATGAAATCAACTATGCTGCAATGAAGGCCTGGTTTTCTATGAACAGCTTCAGAGGAGTGACTGTCGAGGTTCAAAAGTTTGAGGACTTCAAATGGCTGAATGCTTCTTATGTTCCTGTGCTTAAGCAGCTCCAAGACTCTGAAactcaaagttactatttttCTGGAAACAGTGATGATGGCCGGACACCAATCAAGTTTCGGAACCCAAAGTATCTTTCTATGCTTAACCATCTACGGTTTTATATTCCAGAAGTCTTTCCTGCCCTGAAGAAGGTGGTATTCCTTGATGATGATGTTGTTGTCCAGAAGGATCTGTCTGGTCTGTTCTCGATTGATTTGAATGGTAATGTAAATGGAGCAGTCGAGACATGCATGGAGACGTTTCACAGATACCATAAATATCTGAACTACTCTCACCCTCTCATACGATCACATTTTGATCCCGATGCCTGTGGATGGGCATTTGGAATGAATGTGTTTGATTTGGTTCAGTGGAGGAATAGGAATGTTACTGGCATCTACCATTACTGGCAGGAAAGAAATGTTGATCGGACGTTGTGGAAACTTGGCACATTGCCACCTGGATTGTTGACGTTCTATGGACTGACTGAGCCTTTGGAGCCCTCATGGCATGTTTTGGGTTTAGGCTACACAACTGTTGATCCTCATTTGATAGAGAAGGGTGCTGTGCTGCACTACAATGGAAACTCAAAACCGTGGTTGAAGATTGGGATGGAAAAGTACAAGCCCCTTTGGGAGAAATTTATTGATTATACTCATCCTTTGTTGCAACgatgcaatttccattga